A region of the Drosophila subpulchrella strain 33 F10 #4 breed RU33 chromosome 3L, RU_Dsub_v1.1 Primary Assembly, whole genome shotgun sequence genome:
CCCGCCGCACAGAACACCTTCATGTGCGGCGAGGCCTCCGCCAGGGGATTACAGTAGACGGGAACGGGTACACCACCCGAATGACGATTGGGATTCGCCTCCTGGCTGGCCTTGTTAATCGGCAAACTCCAACCGTAGGCGTGCAGACGGCCATCCTCCTTTTGGACATGGGCGCGAAGCTGGCGGTACTGTTCCCGCCTCCTCGCACTGATCCTCTCGGAGCTGCCCTCCTCGCCGTAGTCTTTCGGCATGATGAGGGCGTTGGCAAGACCAGCGCTGGCCGGATGCACTGGCGGCTGGCCGCTGGTTAGGGCAAGGCGATTGTCGCCACCTCCACCTCCTCGGCTGGGGGATCCGTGGCTGTGGGCAGGGCTTCCTCCGCCGGTATGACGAAACATCGGCCCCCCTCCGAGACCGTCCGCAACGCGTTCCGTTGGGCGGTTGGAGGGGCTGTTCATAAGAAATTAATATTAACAATAATTTATGCAAAGTACATTGCTGGCAAACTCACGTAAAAAGATTACTAAAGTACTTCCAAATGCTCTGTTTTGACTTCCTGTCCAAATTATCTACGGTGCGTGAGGCTCGGAGTATTTCTGTGAGACGCACTGCCTCCTGCAGCTCCATCAAGCGCTCCTTGTACTGGTTACGCTCCATCAGCACCATGGCCATCTCCACGCGGGTGAATCTCTTGCGCTGGGCCAGCGGCACATCGTTCTCCTCTTGCTCGGTGTCTAAAATGGGATGGGAAACAACCAGGTTTATTTCTGGGAAACCCCTTGATAAGATTGGTATaactcactttgctgcttgacCTGCTCCTTGGCCTTTTTTAGCTCATCCTCCAGCTCGCTGATGCGCTGCCTCAACTTGGTCCTCGATTGTTGCATGGCATTGAGCTCCTCGCGAACGATTTCAACCTCTCCAGTAAGCTCATCCACTTTCACGATTAAATCGTCCTTGACAATATTGAGCGCATTTCTGTAAAGAGTAAGAATTTGGGATAATTGATTTTCTATTCCCCTTTGGGGACACATCATTTGGGACACTCACTTGGTGGCCAGCAGCTCATTGTTTTCCATTATGAGATTTTCCACCTCCTTGCCCATGCCTGAAAAATGATTGAGAGCTTTGTAAGTAATAGGTAATTGCTTGGGGGTTTCATCGACAAAACAAGTGTAAAAGCGTTAGGAAAATGCAAGTGAAACTCAAGTGTATGTTATGTGGAATATATGGATTTCGTTTTGTTAACTGATAGAtgctttaaattaaataaatgaaatcaGATAAATCTAAATAAATGTTGGTAACCTCCACAAATTGAAAACATCCAAATTGGAAGAAAATCCCAGAACCATatcaaaaataaactaaaaactaCCAAACTACAGAAATAATGGAAGAACTAAAACCAAATGATATGGCAGAATCAAAGTTCTAGGTCAGCCCAAACACCAAATTAAAGTAAAGAATAAGTTTTTGGATAATCTAATAGCGATGCTGGGCGATTTGGCAACTTACGATGCTACAAGGGCAATTATAATAGTTGAGGAGTTACTTTATCGATAGGAATGAGGGTGTTCGTAGCGCACTTTAGACTTACCAAAATAGTTGTCGTTAGCTTCAAAGGATACAATGCATAtatagttgttgttgttttgtggATTGTGTTTTAGTAATTGCAAGAGaaatttggtttttgtttgttgtggGAGGAAACAAAATGTTTTGGATTTGGGCAAGTAGAATTCGGCATAAAAGAAAGAGAAATTTTATTAGAGGTCTTgttataaaattttatttgttttttctaaatttttctAAGGCTCTCTAGCAGACTGGTACACTTTCGAGCTAATAATATCCAACAGTTATCACAAGGGAAATGCACACACAATACGCAAATAGTGAAGATCCTTAAAATCTCATTGTGGTGAGACTGTTTTTAGTCGAATCGCGCATGATATTTGATGTATTTACAGGTTATATAGATGAATCCATATATGTAGTAATTATATGGTGGTTGTGGCTGAGTTTCTTGTACTTGACTTTGCTCTTGCTGCTGTGGTTGATGGTCTTGAGTGGTTGAGTGGTACCTACCTGAGGACGCATACTCTCCGGGATGAACCCAGCTGCCTGAAGGGTTGGGTTCCACAAATGTATTGCGAAGTTTTGGTTTTTTCGGGATTTAGTGCACGGGAAGgcaaaaaaagaaggaagaaaAAGGATATTGGCATTGAGTACAGCTTATTTCAGTACGGTTTCAGGTGTCTAGATACAAGGATTTTAAATTTAGAGATCAGGTATTAAGATAtatccttttttaaaaatcccaTACTCAGACACTTTTGATTAGCAACATTTAGGGTGCTATAGAGTGGGCCCAAAAATCATATTCCTCTCATCTCACCTGTGACAATCTCATTCTCTTCGCTCTCCTCATTATCCTGGAAGGACAACTCTTGGTAGAGATTGTTATCCGAGCGCTGCTCCTTTTTGGTGGTCGAACGACCAACTGGGATGGGGGATTTGGATTGGGTTGTTCGGAGTTTCggttgtgttttttgttttgtttagtTGAGTtaacacaaaaatcaaaagaagaGAGGAAACATTAGTACGGTGAGCGGTTGAGTAGTGAGCAGAGGGATGGGATCCTTGGAATCCCTGCACCTACCATTTGTGGGCACATTTGGCACAACGGGACTGCTGTCGGGGCTCTGGGGCGAGGTGgcctggtgctgctgctgcagtgcATCGGTGGCAGCTCCACGTTCCACCGTTCCGCTCAGATTGTCCAGCTCATTTTGCAGCGACGGCGGCCCAGAGTCGTCGGACTGGCTACCCACACTGCAAATGGTCTCGGTGTCGAGCATCACCGAGTTCTCCAGCGAGGCGAAACCATAGGAAACGGGTCCCGAGCTGCGAGCCACGGGATTTAGCCTCGCCCGACTTACATCCATGCGATCGGAGGCGGTGCTCATTTGAGAGTGCGTCGAGCCCATCAGCATCTTGGTGCGTTCCATGTAGTCAACATGGTTCTTGAACAGCTCCGTGTAACGCTCGTGCAGTTTGTTGTACTCCTGAAGGAGGGTTTAAACGATACGTTTTAGAAAGGGAAAATCGCAATACTCTAACTGCCCACCTTCTTGAGATCCGCTTCCCGCTCTTCCAAGCGGCTGGCATGCTCCAGACTGTTTTTGTGCTTCAACTCCAGCATCCGCACAATGCTCTCCACCGACTCCAGACGCGTGGCCAGCTCCTTGTTCTCCTGCTCGGCCAGGTCCTCGGCCTCCAATAGCTATAGAAATACCATATCATATTTTTTGATGCCTCTACCATATGCCCATTTCAGTCACCTTCTGTTCGGACTGCTTGCGGGCGCTCTTTTCCCGCTCATATTGTGTCACCAGCTGCTCGTTGTCCTCGCGCAGCAGCTCCACCTCCACGTCCTGCTCCTGATTAATGCGATACGAGGCATCCAGGCACTCCAGCACGTTCACCAGCAGCGGCATCAGGTTCTTAACCACATCCTCGTCATAGCGATTGATCATCCGCTCGAACTCCTGATAAATGCTACCCGCCAGTTGTTGGACCTGCAAAATGGATGTGCATCAGTCGATTGGCTTTGATTTTGGCGAGTCAAAGGGACAATAAAGTGCAATTGATTAGTAGAAAACAGGAAGAACCTTTTTAAAACCCTTGCAAAGACATTAAAAAGTGTAAATCTATTCTAGGCTACTTTGCTAGGGTATTGAAAAGTTACCTTAGCAAATAAACTCCATATAGGTTTTCATTTACAAAACATTAAACATAATTACGCAAACGTAGAGACTAAGAAGTAAGGATAGGTAGAAACCACCCATTTAATGGCTTAATTAAATCGGTTAACATAATTGCGGTTTGTGGCCGCGGTTTTTATGAATGGAGAGCTCTTGAAAGATGATAAAAAGCCACCTGTCATGCATTTGGTTATTAAACACAGGTGGGAAACATGATTATTCCCGCTAAATAATGAAACCTAGAAAGGTTAAGGTTGACACCTTTCTGGCTTTAAGTTGTTAgtagaaaataataaacaaaacaaacaattgCAAGGCGTGAAATATGGTAGTTAGAAAACGcttaaaacaattaattatCGTGCATTTAAGTATCGGAATGTGAATAACAACAAAAAGAGTATAGGAAGGAAATTAAATAGACCACAAACGAAAAATTTGGATAACTCACGATGCTGACAACCTGTTCATTCTGAAATAGaaagaaaagaacaaaaacaaggTGTAAAGGACacataaaacaaaattttttaaaatttattaactcaaaattttgaaataaaaccCATAAGGTAAATAAGTGCTCGATGAATGGGTGAGTGCTGTGCAAATTATTTACGATAAATGTgttaaatgaaaattaaaattaaaacaatgtATACCATGGTTTTCCTCATTATAAATATTACCAAGTActtaaatcattttaaaagttgttaaacttttctatgtaatattttttaggaaGCATATGGCTATTTCTATATTATTTTATGGGGTTTTGCTGAAAGTCTTAGTTTTTAGATAGGGCTTACTAACATTTTCATTGCACTCCAACTACCTTCTCTTGAAAAACCCGTCATCCGCCCAAGGTTGGGCACACTTATAAGGCCAACTAGCTTGgttttcaaacattttttggcCAGACTTGTTTCACAAATAGTTTCTGCGCTTGTGGGGCCAACATACCAGTTTTCAGCGGAGTGCTTCCCGCTTGAAATCGCTGCGAACTCATTACTCAATTAACAGGTAGCTTATCAGCGACACATGTGCGCCAAGAACCAAGAATTGGGGAACCTGATGAGCTCATTTGGGAAGGGGAAGGAAATAGCACTTATATGAGTGTAAAATGTGACGGGGTGACCCCTCttatttaatttgcatagCCCGATTAAAGCTGGCGAAGCTGATAAAGTGCAAAATCAATCAGGGAATTGgggtgaaaaataaaaataaacttgaCTGCAGAGGTGGGGGAGTACATATATAAAGAGGCTACACTgtcaagaaaataaaattatattggCCTACAATGGAATCTATACAGATTGCAAAACGAACTTatattaaatttctttttttagatTAAAAACCAAGCCAACTAACCCATATCTTTATTAACTTTAAGATGATTTATAgtcatttcatttcattgtATCTACAAAAGAACTCCATTTAGTGTTCATAAAGTTTTCTTTCTCTGCAAAAGATTGCGTGAGGAGGTCATAAAATTTGAGGGCCGACTGACTGACTTTATTGATTTCTGGTCCCCGGCTTTTTACCCCATTTTGTTCTCTCTAACTCTCTTGCTCTACGCAATTTCTGGTTGCTATATTTCGCCAGTTTGAATGTCAATGACCAGCGACGTCAGCTGATGCATAATAAACAATTGTTGGATGCGTTTTTACATAATTAAGCGTATATGAAGAAAGAGATAGAAAAAGCGATGAGCAAAGAAACCATGTTTTTCTGCGATTGTATTTCCGCTTGGGACACTTTTATAGCCTCATTATCTcgtgtttgtgtttgtgttcCTTATACGAGTAGGGCTGAATGTTGATATTAAGGAGCAGAGGCCCAAGAACAGATTAAACCTACACATTGTGCGTTATCATATTTAAGGGAGAATCAGAAACGCCCGTATGAATCAGTGAGTAGTACAAATTAGTCAATTCTCTCATTTTTCTTACTAAATGTATACTAAAACTGAATAGGTATTTCCTTAGAATTTGAAATGGAAATATGTAGTACGATAAACAATTTATAGACCAGGACCTTGAATTAGCTAAAAACCACTCaatttatatgtataaatcAGGTCACTAAAAACCTTcataacaaattatagatCTTTTGTTTGAGATACTAAATTTGTTAGAAACTGGTCCTATAAACTTCCAGTCCCAAGTGAGAGTAAAAGTTTAAACTTATTTTCCATAAGATtatgttttataaaatgttttttttttagtttatgTACCTTATTAATGAAACTTTTACTGGAGTTATGGTAATTAAACTTCTTCCAAATGCATATCAGTCTAGCTAAAACCTTATGTAGATGAGTGACTTAAAAAAGGTGATATAAAAACTGATCTTATACTATCCCGTTCCAGGTGATCTAGTTATGTTTTTCTGTATAAGCAGAGTGAAATACCCATGAATGAGGGCTTTTGTGGATTGATAATCACCTTCTCCGACATGACCATGTTGTTGTCCTCGGTTCCGTAGACCGTTTCTGCCCCAGACTGTGGTCCTCCATTGTTGAGCAGGGCATCATCGTTGTCCATCATGATGAATGGGGTTTATGTGGGATCCAAAGATCTCTCTATCTCTTTATAAAGGGGGTTTCAATCTTTTGGGGAGGTTTGTGGGTGAAGGGTGGGGTGGTGCGGGGGGCGGTGCACTTGACTGCTGCTTGGGTCGTACGTCACGCGTTAACCGTTATGCAGGCAATGGCTTTTCAACCCCACcaatgcaacaacaacaaagtatagggggagagagagagatagagagagagagactccgacacaaacacacacacttgACTTTTCGATGATTTGTTTTGTGTCACTCGTATTTATATTTCGACCAGATCTCTAgtacatatatttaaataaattgcacttTAGCTGTTTCTGCGTGTCACTTTTTATTTGCGTTTTTCGTTTGCGCCCCTCTTCCGTCTCTTTTCCACCCATTCACAAAATTCGGTTGACTAGATTTCATCGTTTTTCGCGTCTGTTACTCGCTGCATTTTCGGCCAAGTTGCACACGAATTCCACTGCGCACGCCTCCGCGGCCATCCGGTGCGTACGATTGAGCATAAATTTTAACAATTATATGGATTTTCACAGCATTTTAGCAATAAATATTGGAACACTTTGCAGCGCAGCGACTGATGTGTGGGTGTAGTGTGACTGTGTGTGGGCAGAAATACCAGTCGTGTAACAGAGAAAATGTggtattttttattgtttactTATAAGGTCACACTCACTTactgttttaaaattattaactttttctgtttttcaatatttatgcTATATTCTTAAAAGGGAGAATGGTTGTAGGATAtacaaatttgtttaatttattttcgcACAAACCCTTAAAGGATTGGTTACATTCTTTGAAGGATAACATACTTTTCCTAATGTTATCTAAGTtgtttgtatttaaaaaattttataatttatacaaaagtatattaatttattgtaTATAGTATATTAAGCAAAcgaattaaaaactaaaattaaaaattaaataagcCAAATTGTGATCCATTCACAGTGGACTCTCTGATATCAGCCTATCGTTATCGAAAAGTGAGTTGGTATTTTTCCCACGCACGGTCACATTGCTTCAACGTCACGCCGTccagttgctgttgttgtttttttattaatttcgcCTGGATTTCCATTTATtcgaattaaaaaatggtttttgTGAAGAACTGGGAGGATTTCGAGATTGCTGCCGAAAATATGTACATGGCGAATCCCCAGAACTGTCGATACACGATGAAATACGTGCACTCCAAGGGCCACATACTGCTTAAAATGACAGACAACGTAAAGGTTTGGTCGGCTTTACCTTATCATCaaaaaacacatttttaataatgGATTTTCTAAACCCACAGTGTGTGCAGTACAAAGCGGAGAATATGCCGGATCTGAAGAAAATCGAGAAGATCACCAGCAATTTGGTGGGGCACATGGCCTCCAAGGAGTAAAACCCACAGAAGCACAAACAAACTTTTTGGCCACGGCGACACTTCTGcccacaaacaacaacaaacattcatatacatatgtaaatcAGCCAcaattgttgttgctttgCCCGGACaggtgtgtgcgtgtgtgtgtgccatcAACACCCGCAATTGAATTTAGTTTTTAAGCGCCAAATAGCCGTCAATTTTGAAATTCGAATGTGGCGATCAGAGTAGCTGCTCCTCAGCCTGCTTTCAAACGACATTTCATAAATGTCTGCTCTGTACACGTTGCGAATCGTCTGCGAATGGATATTATCCTCTTGGGGTCGAAATCCAGTCCGcaggcagcggcggcggcgcaaaatgttttcataaagtaaccatacgattttgtatttattgtaAAAGTCAATGGATCGTACACATTTCCATGAAATGATTCGCATGAAATAAACCAAGGGAATAATGTAGAACACAATGAAGCAAAGGAACCAGTTGGTGTTGtttattaatttcaattatttgGTGACTTGTGTGTGTTTCAATTTCAGTTAAATGCAATTGTTAAGTCAAATCTCTAGAACTCATCAGGCCAGAAACCATTTTAAATCTGTTACGATCCCCAAATATCCACGaatgttttataaattttattttttctgtttctAATAATACTAGTGATACAATTACTGGCAATTTGAAACTATTTACTGCATTTTAAGAAGTATTGACTTTTTGTAATTGTTTATATTAAGATCCTAAAAacgtatatttaaaaacattgtTAAAAACTTTCGGTAAAGATTAAACAAAGATCGTTAAATGCAAGTTTACTTCGAACTGCTGTTGCTTCCACGATTAGTTGGTGGCGATCTGATCCGAAGAAATGTTCCTACTAATTGTGCAAACATATTTAGCAGGATCTAAATGTTCTAATTTAAGTTAGCGATTTAAGTTAGTCCCAGGGACTGTTCATACAATTCGGATTCATAGATTTTCTCAGTGACTGACTTTAAAACTTGGTATAAATTTTCATAATACATGTATTGAAGCTTAAAATGTagcttattttttaaatgaccAATTTAAATACTTTCTAAAGTGGTGTGTGGTGTGGTAATGGCGCTGTCCGTACAATACAACTGTATTATGGGAAGAATCGAAAATTAATCACTACTGCCAATTCGGAAAGTAGcaaattttaaatagtttAGTTTTGGAAATATCAAGTTTCCTTTTGAGACAATTTATTTTTCGTTAATATAAGAAATGTTCTTAGTATAGGaattgaattaaaatttttttcggaGCATATCaaaagaatttattaaaatttccAACGAGAAGAGCGGGAGTAGTTGTCATTTAGAAAGGTTTTCCGAAGAACTCTTAATTGCCTAACCATTAAAGCGATTAAACAGCCCGAGCAAACAGTTAACAAGCCACCTGAAGGCAGCAGGAGGAACAGAAGAACCACCGATGGCGATGGGAACTGGAAATGGACAGCGGAATGGGATGCTGCTGGCTCACTTAATAATCCGAGAGCAAATATTGGTTATTTGCATGTGAGGCACTCGAGTTTATTTGCCGCAGGAGATTGACAGCAGCCCGCCGCGAAAGATTGATGGAACCGATGGCCACTATGGATTGGACATTGGGACATTGGGACACTGGGCTATTTGGAGATCGGTAGCCCAGAAGTGTTTGCCCAGAATGCAGAATGCACTCCGGCCGAGGTGGGATCCACCTGTTGGACGGGAGGCAACTCAGTAGCCACTTTGGATTAAGCCGGAGCGTTTGCTTGACCCACAGAGATCCGCTCGAGCGGACCTTTTGATCAGCCCTCCAGCCCTACAGTTGCAGCTCAAGCGGACTCCCCACTTGGCCATCCAGGCCGTTCGATTGAAGAAACCGTCCGTTTCCGGCAGCCATATCTCCACAGCCATAAGACAAGCTCATTTGGCTTCTGTTTGATGGAGATGGAGTTGGAGTTGGCTGGCGGAGATAGACGGATCCTCTGCCCGTCCCATCGGATGTTTGTGTTTGCCAGGCTTGTGCTTTTCGAATATGCCCCTGTGTTTTGA
Encoded here:
- the LOC119553267 gene encoding signal recognition particle 9 kDa protein encodes the protein MVFVKNWEDFEIAAENMYMANPQNCRYTMKYVHSKGHILLKMTDNVKCVQYKAENMPDLKKIEKITSNLVGHMASKE